Proteins encoded together in one Carya illinoinensis cultivar Pawnee chromosome 3, C.illinoinensisPawnee_v1, whole genome shotgun sequence window:
- the LOC122305121 gene encoding probable ethanolamine kinase, with protein sequence MGAVATWNAMEVAEEARENPKLSSDIQSSSLTVDHTLSLPDMKPQLIDLCKDMFNKWSKLDDSHFSVETVSGGITNLLLKVTVKEETGNEEPVTVRLYGPNTEYVINRERELQAIKYLSAAGFGAKLLGVFGNGMVQSFINARTLTSADMRKPKLAAEIAKQLRQFHEVDIPGPKEPQLWNDISRFFEKASALEFDDKEKQRIYETISFEEIHDQIVGLKELTGHLNAPVVFAHNDLLSGNIMVNDEEEKLYFIDFEYGSYNYRGFDIGNHFNEYAGYDCDYSLYPHKDEQYNFFRNYLQPAKPHEVSDKDLEALYVESNTYMLASHLYWALWALIQAKMSPIDFDYLGYFFLRYNEYKRQKEKYFLLARSYLLGSVSA encoded by the exons ATGGGAGCTGTGGCCACCTGGAACGCCATGGAAGTGGCAGAGGAAGCTCGAGAAAACCCGAAACTTAGCTCGGACATTCAGTCTTCTTCTCTCACCGTCgaccacactctctctctccctgacATGAAGCCTCAACTCAT AGATTTGTGCAAGGATATGTTCAATAAATGGTCGAAATTGGACGATTCTCACTTTTCAGTAGAGACTGTATCCGGTGGCATCACAAATCTAT TGCTGAAGGTTACCGTCAAGGAAGAAACTGGGAACGAGGAGCCGGTGACAGTCAGATTGTATGGACCTAACACTGAGTACGTTATCAATCGCGAACGGGAATTGCAG GCTATCAAATACCTCTCAGCTGCTGGATTTGGTGCCAAGTTGCTTGGAGTTTTTGGAAATGGAATGGTGCAATCTTTTATCAATGCACGCACACTTACTTCAGCAG ACATGAGAAAGCCTAAGCTAGCTGCTGAGATTGCCAAGCAACTACGCCAGTTTCATGAAGTGGATATTCCAGGCCCTAAAGAACCTCAGCTATGGAATGACATCTCCAGGTTCTTTGAAAAAG CATCTGCTCttgaatttgatgataaagaGAAGCAGCGGATTTACGAGACGATTTCGTTCGAGGAAATACATGATCAAATTGTTGGTCTTAAG GAATTGACAGGCCATCTCAATGCTCCTGTGGTTTTTGCTCACAATGACTTGCTTTCAGGAAATATAATGGTTAACGATGAAGAAG AGAAACTATACTTCATCGATTTTGAGTATGGATCATACAACTATAGAGGCTTTGACATTGGAAATCACTTCAATGAATATGCAGGCTATGACTGTGACTACAGctt ATACCCTCATAAGGATGAACAATATAATTTCTTCAGGAATTATTTACAACCTGCCAAACCACATGAG GTATCAGACAAAGATCTTGAAGCTCTGTATGTCGAGTCAAATACGTATATGTTAGCTTCGCACTTGTATTGGGCGTTGTGGGCACTAATCCAG GCAAAGATGTCCCCTATTGATTTTGATTATCTCGGTTACTTCTTCCTCCGATACAATGAATACAAAAGGCAGAAGGAAAAGTATTTCTTGCTGGCACGATCTTACCTCTTGGGATCTGTGTCTGCGTAG